A region of Vanessa tameamea isolate UH-Manoa-2023 chromosome 21, ilVanTame1 primary haplotype, whole genome shotgun sequence DNA encodes the following proteins:
- the LOC113404587 gene encoding protein ABHD18, whose product MSASKLDAVYRSILLTKFFTKGWGKPENLRRLFEFRKIVSNRDECFKLVDKDYPVTITKEQNLTDCHLLEGYFLTPLEKHLPGIVPEIAQKAHFQILLPVHWPDPHCKPVCLHLAGTGDHFFWRRRNLMVKPLIKEAGIGGIILENPFYGLRKPTDQIRSSLHNVSDIFVMGGCLILESLVLFHWCERNGLGPLGVTGLSMGGHMASLAATNWPKPLVLVPCLSWSTASAVFLQGVMSHSINWDLLEDQYLSDGAYREKLSKMVTIVDEAFLAGKKFARTYSQNMESNSKPSVDTKPQNAIIDSLDCNTLKKVDITYKEAGGDKQSEVNEDCNNDIVIKPNVPFNTKWMSNKDEEKLKENLKVMLENNKITEVLYNKLTSNKNFELEPQDIENINKLTDGRIKLLLLKYKDLEKEVTSKQTNVTNEVESKTVNKNNSDDHKDVKSKDLFENASNKIVKQKKTDGEIKPTESAELTISTNKKDKKPWTVSDFTSDLWVNLPFFKSSGKKIDIGKIHWRDREALQFMRGIMDECTHLSNFSIPFDTSLIIAVCAKHDAYVPRDDVGTLEEIWPGAEVRYVDAGHVSAYILHQSLFRSCIMEAFERSKKKWNDGKHL is encoded by the exons ATGTCTGCCAGTAAATTAGACGCCGTTTACCGAAGTATACTCTTGACGAAATTTTTTACAAAAGGTTGGGGGAAACCAGAAAATTTAAGAAG GTTATTTGAATTCAGGAAGATTGTGTCAAATCGTgatgaatgttttaaattagttgACAAAGACTATCCAGTAACAATAACCAAG GAACAAAACCTAACAGACTGTCATCTACTGGAAGGATACTTTTTAACGCCTTTGGAGAAGCATTTACCGGGTATTGTACCAGAAATAGCACAGAAAGCCCACTTCCAAATTTTGTTGCCAGTCCACTGGCCTGACCCTCACTGCAAACCTGTTTGCTTACATTTAGCGGGGACAGGTGATCAT tttttttggcGACGGAGAAATCTCATGGTAAAACCATTAATTAAGGAAGCGGGTATCGGTGGAATTATTCTTGAGAATCCTTTCTATGGCCTTCGTAAACCGACTGATCAAAT TCGATCTTCTTTACACAATGTTTCGGATATTTTTGTGATGGGCGGCTGCCTAATATTGGAGTCGTTGGTGCTCTTTCACTGGTGCGAACGGAATGGACTCGGTCCTCTGGGTGTTACGGGACTTTCTATGGGTGGTCAT ATGGCGTCATTAGCTGCTACGAACTGGCCGAAACCGTTGGTCCTTGTGCCGTGTCTGTCATGGTCGACTGCATCTGCTGTATTCCTTCAG GGTGTAATGTCTCATTCCATAAACTGGGATCTCTTAGAAGATCAATATCTTTCTGATGGGGCTTACAGAGAAAAACTTTCCAAGATGGTAACAATAGTCGACGAAGCTTTCCTTGCCGGAAAGAAATTCGCTCGAACGTATTCTCAAAATATGGAAAGTAATTCGAAGCCTAGCGTTGATACGAAACCTCAAAATGCCATAATAGATTCATTGGATTGCAACACGCTTAAAAAGGTTGACATTACTTACAAAGAGGCTGGCGGTGACAAGCAAAGTGAAGTAAACGAAGACTGTAACAATGATATCGTAATAAAACCAAATGTGCCTTTTAACACCAAATGGATGTCAAATAAGGACGAAgaaaaattgaaagaaaatttaaaagtaatgcttgaaaataataagattaCTGAAgtactgtataataaattaacatcgaATAAGAACTTTGAATTAGAACCGCAGGATAtagagaatataaataaattaactgatggaagaattaaattgttattactaaaatataaag ATCTAGAAAAGGAAGTTACATCAAAGCAAACAAATGTAACCAACGAAGTCGAGTCCaaaactgttaataaaaataatagtgacGATCACAAAGATGTTAAGTCAAAGGACCTATTTGAAAATGCTTCAAACAAAAtagtgaaacaaaaaaaaaccgacggTGAAATTAAACCAACTGAGAGTGCTGAATTAACGAtttcaacaaacaaaaaagataaaaaacctTGGACCGTATCAGATTTTACATCTGACCTTTGGGTCAATTTgccattttttaaatcaagcgGGAAAAAGATAGACATAGGAAAAATCCATTGGAGAGATAGAGAGGCGTTACAGTTTATGCGAGGGATCATGGACGAATGCACGCATTTGAGTAATTTCTCGATACCTTTCGACACTTCGTTAATCATCG CGGTGTGCGCCAAACACGACGCGTACGTGCCGCGCGACGACGTCGGCACGCTCGAGGAGATCTGGCCCGGAGCGGAGGTGCGCTACGTCGACGCGGGACACGTGTCCGCCTACATCTTGCACCAGTCGCTCTTCAG ATCTTGCATCATGGAAGCCTTTGAGAGGTCTAAGAAAAAATGGAATGATGGAAAACATCTTTAA